The following coding sequences lie in one Panicum virgatum strain AP13 chromosome 6N, P.virgatum_v5, whole genome shotgun sequence genomic window:
- the LOC120677966 gene encoding BTB/POZ and MATH domain-containing protein 1-like, whose product MDYVAVYLEIISENEASVHCNFKLVHQDTGRSLSVSSPQMVFNEKFTYWGLPEFMKKSDLVARGYLKDDCLEIECDLTVIKVGEIDVPPPDLLRNLGDLLESQVGVDVTFNVKEEAFHAHRIVLAARSPVLMAQLYGPLDDKRKRSVVVEDMAPRVFKTLRMLHFVYKDCLPAMDDLDGSEYEEMGKHLLVAADRYGMERMKLMCESILCNRLSVETVAATLVLADQHHCGKLKDACIRFIESSNRMDNVAASQGYENLKRACPVLTAELWEKSAKSRKL is encoded by the coding sequence ATGGACTACGTCGCCGTCTACCTCGAGATCATCAGCGAAAACGAGGCGAGCGTACACTGCAACTTCAAGCTGGTTCACCAGGACACCGGCCGGTCATTGTCCGTGTCCTCACCACAGATGGTGTTCAATGAGAAGTTCACCTACTGGGGCCTCCCAGAGTTCATGAAGAAGAGCGATCTCGTCGCCCGGGGCTACCTCAAGGACGACTGCCTCGAGATCGAGTGCGACCTCACCGTGATCAAGGTGGGTGAGATCGacgtgccgccgccggacctgcTGCGGAATCTCGGGGACCTTCTGGAGTCGCAGGTGGGCGTCGACGTCACGTTCAACGTCAAGGAAGAGGCTTTCCACGCCCACAGGATCGTGCTCGCGGCGAGGTCGCCAGTGCTCATGGCGCAGCTCTACGGGCCCTTGGATGACAAGAGGAAGCGGAGCGTAGTGGTCGAGGACATGGCGCCTCGTGTTTTCAAGACGCTGCGCATGCTGCACTTCGTCTACAAGGATTGCCTGCCCGCCATGGACGACCTCGATGGCAGCGAGTATGAAGAGATGGGGAAGCATCTGCTTGTCGCTGCGGATAGGTACGGCATGGAGAGGATGAAGCTCATGTGCGAGAGCATCCTCTGCAACAGGCTATCTGTCGAGACAGTGGCCGCCACTCTAGTTCTTGCCGATCAGCATCACTGCGGCAAGCTCAAAGATGCTTGCATTCGATTCATCGAATCCTCGAATAGAATGGATAATGTGGCAGCAAGTCAAGGCTACGAGAACCTCAAAAGGGCATGTCCTGTTCTTACAGCTGAATTGTGGGAGAAATCCGCAAAATCTCGCAAGCTGTAG